The following are encoded together in the Streptomyces sp. NBC_00341 genome:
- a CDS encoding IS5 family transposase (programmed frameshift), with the protein MSVVVRRHELSDAEWAVLSRLLPSSGTAGRPRSDDRVVLNGIVWKLRTGSAWRDVPERYGSWQTLYTRFRRWALDGTFSRMLRALQAEKDAAGDIDWLVSVDSTIVRAHQHAAGGKKGSPKGDEAGDHALGRSRGGLSTKLHLVCDGHGRPLAFVLTGGNVNDCTRFEEVLDAICVPRIGPGRPRTRPDHVIADKGYSSRKIRAYLRKRGIRHTIPERIDQASGRLRRGSRGGRPPRFNREVYRLRNVVERCFNRLKQWRGLATRYDKTHESFQATVTIASILLWI; encoded by the exons ATGTCGGTTGTGGTGCGTCGTCATGAGCTGTCGGATGCTGAGTGGGCTGTCCTGTCGCGGTTGTTGCCGAGTTCGGGGACGGCGGGGCGGCCGCGGTCGGATGACCGCGTGGTGCTGAACGGGATTGTGTGGAAGTTGCGTACGGGGTCGGCCTGGCGGGATGTGCCGGAACGCTACGGCTCCTGGCAGACGCTCTACACGCGTTTCCGCAGGTGGGCGCTGGATGGCACGTTCTCTCGCATGCTGCGGGCTCTGCAGGCGGAGAAAGATGCGGCCGGGGACATCGACTGGCTGGTGTCGGTCGATTCCACGATCGTGCGGGCCCATCAGCACGCCGCCGGCGGCAAAAAGGGGTCACCGA AGGGGGACGAAGCGGGTGATCACGCCCTCGGCAGATCCCGAGGCGGACTGAGCACCAAGCTCCACCTGGTCTGCGACGGACACGGCCGCCCACTCGCCTTCGTTCTGACCGGCGGGAACGTCAACGACTGCACTCGCTTCGAGGAGGTCCTGGACGCCATCTGCGTTCCCCGCATCGGTCCAGGCCGGCCACGCACCCGGCCCGACCACGTCATCGCGGACAAGGGCTACAGCTCCCGTAAGATCCGCGCCTACCTGCGAAAGCGCGGCATCCGCCACACGATTCCCGAACGCATCGACCAGGCCAGCGGCCGCCTACGCCGAGGCTCACGTGGCGGCCGACCACCGCGTTTCAACAGGGAGGTCTACCGACTCCGCAACGTCGTCGAGCGCTGCTTCAACCGGCTCAAACAATGGCGCGGCCTGGCCACCCGCTACGACAAGACCCACGAGTCGTTCCAGGCCACCGTCACCATCGCCTCAATCCTGTTATGGATCTGA
- a CDS encoding winged helix-turn-helix domain-containing protein, translating to MRYVQGGGLTDAKRAARERIRLEAVGRFEIGAKSREIAAALRVSERSVERWRRQWRERGEEGVRSKGSPGRPRLTADQIAKMERELERGPLAHGWADQRWTLARVKTLIGRLFHVSYTVEGTWRLLKRHGWSWQQPARRAIERDDDAVELWKKEVWPQVKARRRSAMPGSSSRTRPASR from the coding sequence GTGAGATACGTGCAGGGCGGTGGCTTGACCGATGCCAAGAGGGCGGCAAGAGAGCGGATCCGGCTGGAAGCGGTCGGTCGCTTCGAGATCGGTGCAAAGAGCCGGGAGATCGCGGCCGCGCTGCGGGTGAGCGAGCGGTCGGTGGAGCGCTGGCGCCGTCAGTGGCGCGAGCGGGGTGAAGAGGGTGTCCGGTCGAAGGGATCGCCAGGTCGTCCGAGGCTTACGGCAGACCAAATTGCCAAAATGGAGCGGGAGTTGGAGCGTGGTCCGCTTGCTCATGGTTGGGCTGATCAGCGGTGGACGCTGGCGCGGGTGAAGACCTTGATCGGGCGCTTGTTTCACGTCAGCTACACGGTGGAGGGGACATGGCGGCTGCTGAAGCGTCATGGCTGGTCGTGGCAGCAGCCGGCCCGCCGGGCAATCGAACGTGACGACGACGCAGTGGAGTTGTGGAAGAAGGAGGTGTGGCCGCAGGTAAAAGCACGGCGGCGGTCCGCGATGCCTGGATCCTCTTCGAGGACGAGGCCAGCCAGTCGCTGA
- a CDS encoding transposase, giving the protein MLFEDEASQSLRPPRARSWGRVGRTPVVRVRGRGSGRVSMAGMVCFRPGDRSRLICSFRVHRGRKGEPKGFTWQDYRDLIVRAHNQLKGPIVLVWDNLRTHLMPQMKDFITANEDWLTVFHFPSYAPDLNPQEGIWSLVKRTIGDLAAANLDQLAIAVKSNLKKIQYRPHLIDGCLAGASLALDT; this is encoded by the coding sequence ATCCTCTTCGAGGACGAGGCCAGCCAGTCGCTGAGGCCGCCACGCGCGAGGTCCTGGGGCCGGGTCGGCCGGACTCCTGTAGTCCGCGTCCGGGGACGGGGTTCAGGGCGGGTTTCGATGGCGGGAATGGTCTGCTTCCGTCCCGGAGACCGCTCCCGGCTGATCTGCAGTTTCCGCGTCCACCGGGGCCGCAAGGGCGAACCCAAGGGATTCACCTGGCAGGACTACCGCGACCTCATCGTGCGGGCGCATAACCAGCTCAAGGGCCCCATCGTCCTGGTCTGGGACAACCTGCGCACCCATCTCATGCCGCAGATGAAGGACTTCATCACCGCGAACGAGGACTGGCTGACCGTCTTCCATTTCCCGTCCTACGCACCTGACCTCAACCCGCAGGAAGGCATCTGGTCCCTGGTGAAACGGACGATCGGCGACCTCGCCGCCGCGAACCTCGACCAGCTCGCCATCGCTGTGAAAAGCAACCTCAAGAAGATCCAGTACCGGCCGCACCTCATCGACGGCTGTCTTGCCGGCGCCAGCCTGGCGCTGGACACCTGA
- a CDS encoding TetR family transcriptional regulator, protein MSEKPTASAPRPPRGRRPGQNTTRQAVLDAARARFAADGFNATTIRKIAADAGVDAALVMRYFRSKDELFAAVMSISPDALARLAGAFEGPEHSLGERVARAHLGVWESEPKDADALLAMLRGAIANEQATAQLREFIESRLTEDVHRRVPGDDHDTAVRVALAASMLIGILVGRRVVQVPLLTGEDAESIVQRVGPALQELLVPRPAPDSA, encoded by the coding sequence ATGTCCGAAAAACCCACAGCGTCGGCGCCCCGGCCACCACGCGGACGCCGGCCGGGGCAGAACACCACCCGGCAGGCGGTCCTCGACGCCGCGCGAGCCCGCTTCGCCGCAGACGGCTTCAACGCCACGACCATCCGCAAGATCGCTGCGGACGCCGGCGTCGACGCCGCGCTGGTGATGCGGTACTTCCGGTCCAAGGACGAACTCTTCGCCGCGGTGATGTCCATCTCGCCCGACGCCCTTGCCCGCCTCGCCGGCGCATTCGAGGGCCCCGAGCACTCGCTGGGCGAACGGGTCGCCCGGGCCCACCTGGGTGTGTGGGAGAGCGAGCCCAAGGATGCGGATGCTCTGCTCGCGATGCTCCGCGGAGCGATCGCGAACGAGCAGGCGACCGCGCAACTCCGGGAATTCATCGAGTCGCGCCTGACGGAGGACGTCCACCGGCGCGTGCCCGGTGACGATCACGACACCGCGGTCCGGGTGGCTCTGGCCGCGTCCATGCTGATCGGCATCCTCGTCGGACGCCGGGTGGTACAGGTGCCCCTGCTCACCGGCGAAGACGCGGAGTCAATCGTCCAGCGGGTTGGGCCCGCGCTGCAGGAACTTCTCGTGCCGCGGCCCGCACCGGACTCAGCCTGA
- a CDS encoding CocE/NonD family hydrolase — translation MSDDEKVFVPSYPYETGPARGVLSPFEPGIRTLPARFQVAPEFLPLSAEIVFEKDVAVTLRDGVTIYTDVFRPAGSERVPVIVAWSPYGKSGGTAPTTTSLFDMIGVDNSALSGLGKFEGPDPAFWCANGYAICNPDPRGIANSGGDSYLWDRQEGRDCHDLIEWLADQEWCNGKVGMSGTSYLAVSQWFTAAEQPPHLAAINPWEGISDVYRDLVLRGGMPDLGFTKQLQRNFAGAGRREDVAAEAEQRPLFDAVWEEKVPRFDRITVPAYVVASYTNTLHTQGTFRAWRRIASQEKWLRIHSTQEWPDYYDEAHREDLCRFFDHYLKGEDNGWEETPRVRYATLDLHGTDRVEQPADTFPPAGVENTRFYLDASSRTLRREAPGSAGSVRYPAQALPGCVSFLAGFDEETELVGYPKAHLWVEAEGTDDMDLFVLVQKLDANGTALQQFTVPHRSAFLQDVTDRSASVLRYKGSNGRLRVSTRHLDGDLSTDEIPAHTFDRVEKLAVGDVAEIQIDLSPVGLVLHPGEQLRLVISAHNLLGAIMPGVPFHEPQNTGIHLVHTGGARTSYLQLPLKTA, via the coding sequence GTGAGCGATGACGAGAAGGTCTTCGTGCCGTCGTACCCCTATGAGACCGGGCCTGCCCGGGGCGTGCTGAGTCCCTTCGAGCCCGGCATCCGCACTCTGCCCGCCCGGTTTCAGGTCGCGCCGGAATTCCTGCCGCTGTCGGCCGAGATCGTGTTCGAGAAGGACGTCGCCGTGACCCTGCGCGACGGCGTCACGATCTACACCGACGTCTTCCGCCCGGCGGGCAGCGAGCGGGTACCCGTCATCGTGGCGTGGAGCCCGTACGGCAAGAGCGGGGGCACAGCCCCCACCACTACCTCGCTCTTCGACATGATCGGCGTGGACAACAGCGCCTTGTCCGGTCTGGGCAAGTTCGAGGGACCGGACCCCGCGTTCTGGTGCGCGAACGGGTATGCGATCTGCAATCCCGACCCCCGCGGTATCGCGAACTCCGGTGGTGACAGCTACCTGTGGGACCGGCAGGAGGGCCGTGACTGCCACGACCTCATCGAGTGGCTCGCCGACCAGGAGTGGTGCAACGGCAAGGTCGGCATGAGCGGCACGTCCTACCTCGCGGTGTCGCAGTGGTTCACCGCGGCGGAGCAGCCGCCGCACCTCGCCGCGATCAACCCGTGGGAAGGAATCAGCGACGTCTACCGGGATCTCGTCCTGCGCGGCGGCATGCCCGACCTCGGATTCACGAAGCAACTGCAGCGCAACTTCGCCGGCGCCGGCCGCCGAGAAGACGTCGCCGCCGAAGCCGAGCAGCGCCCTCTCTTCGACGCGGTGTGGGAGGAGAAGGTCCCCCGCTTCGACAGGATCACCGTCCCGGCGTACGTCGTCGCGAGCTACACCAACACCCTGCACACGCAAGGCACCTTCCGGGCCTGGCGGCGCATCGCCTCGCAGGAGAAGTGGCTGCGCATTCACAGCACCCAGGAGTGGCCGGACTACTACGACGAGGCGCACCGTGAGGACCTGTGCCGGTTCTTCGACCACTACCTCAAGGGCGAGGACAACGGGTGGGAGGAGACTCCCCGGGTGCGCTACGCCACGCTCGACCTCCATGGCACCGACCGGGTCGAACAGCCCGCAGACACCTTCCCGCCCGCCGGTGTGGAGAACACGAGGTTCTACCTGGACGCCTCCTCACGCACGCTGCGGAGGGAAGCCCCGGGCTCCGCGGGCAGCGTGCGGTACCCGGCCCAGGCACTCCCGGGCTGTGTCTCCTTCCTCGCCGGGTTCGACGAGGAAACGGAACTCGTCGGTTACCCCAAAGCCCACCTGTGGGTGGAGGCAGAGGGCACGGACGACATGGACCTGTTCGTCCTTGTGCAGAAGCTCGACGCCAACGGGACAGCGCTGCAGCAGTTCACCGTCCCCCACCGGAGCGCCTTCCTGCAGGACGTCACCGATCGGAGCGCCTCGGTGCTGCGCTACAAGGGCTCCAACGGGCGCCTGCGCGTGTCCACCCGCCACCTCGACGGCGACCTCAGCACCGACGAGATCCCCGCGCACACCTTCGACCGGGTCGAGAAGCTCGCAGTCGGCGACGTAGCGGAGATCCAGATCGATCTCTCCCCCGTCGGTCTGGTGCTCCACCCCGGCGAGCAGCTGCGCCTGGTGATCAGCGCACATAACCTGCTCGGCGCGATCATGCCCGGCGTCCCGTTCCACGAGCCGCAGAACACGGGAATCCACCTCGTGCACACCGGCGGGGCCCGCACCTCCTACCTGCAGCTCCCGCTCAAGACCGCATGA
- a CDS encoding CocE/NonD family hydrolase, whose product MTLTGVMAGPIAGLKYETPTRRGLTNERGEFHYEEGERVAFLLGGTAIGNVPAAPRLHLAQIVARVDGDLSKLKDPGVTNIARLVFSLGRNGIRDNGTDIAPEAHDIIGDRPIDFRHDANFAGVHQADKIQGFTEDPVVTGLLADLDRAGVFTDATPRQLCTPANARNELRRNAMGILRFRDVKIPLQNGSHVFADVFRPAEPGNHPVIVSCGPYGKAFHHHSVCSDADLERHEQMEEDYFLGNAEGQQFENHETVNTATWVPDRYAVVRVDMPGAGRSPGQLAPWGLAGAEAFRDAIEWAGVQPWSNGAVGLWGMSYLAVSQHAAASLQPAHLKAMIAIGTDVDLYEEVAYNGGIYNEHFFPNWKQAGFVPAICGEPDIADFTRIMKESPFKDSDPDLIYGPRAEMFMSPDMSEVTVPLWSVAATTHLAHFHQLGSSEAYLATPTPHKKLDFWEDWFQKSYAADTVTRHKAFFDHWLKGIDNGIMDTPPVRLEIRTGNGASYIQEENEWPIARTNYTKWYFDAAESDWAADSARSDFRRLSSSEPTAEREAAYSADVEPADPRTTGMSFISEPMADDAVIAGYGKAKLWVSSTSEDMDIYISVRVIDEQDREVDFLGITTMNYPARIAPMTKGWLKASHRTLDTARTTPYTPKHTHLKDDHAPLRDGEVVPVEIELIPNTGLIRTGQRLRIDIQPYDGVAHGVPHEYDAAYHAGATNTVHTGPDRISYVQLPIVPHRPTP is encoded by the coding sequence ATGACTCTCACAGGCGTCATGGCCGGGCCGATCGCCGGCCTGAAGTACGAGACCCCCACCCGTCGCGGACTCACCAACGAACGCGGCGAGTTCCACTACGAGGAAGGCGAGCGAGTCGCGTTCCTTCTCGGCGGCACCGCGATCGGCAACGTCCCCGCAGCGCCCCGGCTGCATCTCGCACAGATAGTCGCCCGCGTCGACGGCGACCTCAGCAAGCTGAAGGACCCGGGCGTCACGAACATCGCCCGCCTGGTGTTCTCCCTCGGCCGCAACGGCATCCGCGACAACGGGACCGACATCGCACCCGAGGCCCACGACATCATCGGCGACCGGCCCATCGACTTCCGCCACGACGCCAACTTCGCCGGCGTCCACCAGGCCGACAAGATCCAGGGATTCACCGAGGACCCCGTCGTCACCGGGCTTCTCGCCGACCTCGACCGGGCCGGCGTCTTCACCGACGCGACGCCGCGCCAGTTGTGCACTCCCGCGAACGCGCGGAACGAACTGCGCCGCAACGCGATGGGCATCCTCCGCTTCCGCGACGTCAAGATCCCTCTGCAGAACGGCTCGCACGTCTTCGCCGACGTCTTCCGCCCGGCAGAGCCCGGAAACCACCCGGTCATCGTGAGCTGCGGCCCGTACGGAAAAGCCTTCCACCACCACTCCGTCTGCAGTGACGCCGACCTGGAGCGGCACGAGCAGATGGAAGAGGACTACTTCCTCGGCAACGCGGAGGGCCAGCAGTTCGAGAACCACGAGACCGTCAACACGGCCACGTGGGTACCCGACAGGTACGCGGTCGTCCGCGTCGACATGCCCGGTGCAGGCCGGAGCCCCGGTCAACTGGCCCCGTGGGGACTGGCCGGAGCCGAAGCGTTCCGCGACGCCATCGAGTGGGCCGGCGTCCAGCCCTGGTCGAACGGGGCCGTCGGCTTGTGGGGCATGTCCTATCTCGCCGTCAGTCAGCACGCCGCCGCGAGCCTGCAGCCCGCACACCTCAAGGCGATGATCGCGATTGGCACCGACGTCGACCTGTACGAGGAGGTCGCCTACAACGGCGGCATCTACAACGAGCACTTCTTCCCCAACTGGAAGCAGGCCGGGTTCGTGCCCGCGATCTGCGGCGAACCCGACATCGCCGACTTCACCCGCATCATGAAGGAGAGCCCCTTCAAGGACTCCGACCCCGACCTCATCTACGGGCCGCGCGCGGAGATGTTCATGAGCCCGGACATGAGCGAGGTCACCGTTCCCCTGTGGTCCGTAGCAGCCACCACCCACCTCGCCCACTTCCACCAGCTCGGCAGCAGCGAGGCATACCTCGCCACACCGACCCCGCACAAGAAGCTCGACTTCTGGGAGGACTGGTTCCAGAAGTCCTACGCGGCAGACACCGTCACCCGGCACAAGGCGTTCTTCGACCACTGGCTCAAGGGCATCGACAACGGAATCATGGACACCCCGCCGGTGCGCCTGGAGATCCGCACCGGGAACGGCGCCTCCTACATCCAGGAGGAGAACGAATGGCCGATCGCCAGGACGAACTACACCAAGTGGTACTTCGACGCGGCTGAGTCGGACTGGGCGGCAGACTCCGCGCGCTCGGACTTCAGGCGGCTCTCGTCCTCGGAGCCAACGGCTGAGCGGGAGGCAGCCTACTCGGCCGACGTCGAGCCGGCAGACCCCCGTACCACCGGCATGTCCTTCATCAGCGAGCCCATGGCCGACGACGCGGTCATCGCCGGATACGGCAAAGCCAAACTCTGGGTGTCCTCCACGAGCGAGGACATGGACATCTACATCTCCGTGCGCGTCATCGACGAACAGGACCGAGAAGTCGACTTCCTCGGCATCACCACCATGAACTACCCCGCCCGCATCGCCCCGATGACCAAGGGATGGCTCAAGGCGTCACACCGCACGCTCGACACCGCCCGCACCACCCCATACACGCCCAAGCACACCCACCTCAAAGACGACCACGCACCCCTTCGCGACGGCGAGGTGGTCCCGGTCGAAATCGAACTCATCCCCAACACCGGACTGATCCGGACCGGCCAGCGCCTGCGCATCGACATCCAGCCCTACGACGGAGTCGCCCACGGTGTCCCCCACGAGTACGACGCCGCCTACCACGCAGGCGCAACCAACACCGTGCACACCGGTCCGGACCGCATCAGCTACGTGCAACTCCCGATCGTGCCGCACCGCCCGACACCGTAG
- a CDS encoding AAA family ATPase, with protein sequence MSDLQAVVWLLTGMPGSGKTTFAKALARGGVVRLSVDDQMTARHGRIGKDHAEHEHLALQAPVIEGVQRQLVALLRESRSVVLDHGLGTRAVRDDYKQLVTECGAKWRLVHFQADHDELLRRLAKRNNEEEHGVISPETLAWIAEHSEAPAGEGEEPPILPTSA encoded by the coding sequence ATGAGTGATCTTCAGGCTGTCGTATGGCTACTTACGGGCATGCCCGGCTCGGGCAAGACCACCTTCGCGAAGGCGTTGGCACGAGGCGGTGTCGTCCGTCTGTCGGTGGATGACCAAATGACAGCTCGGCATGGACGGATCGGCAAAGACCACGCCGAGCACGAACACCTCGCGCTTCAGGCTCCCGTGATTGAGGGCGTTCAGCGACAGCTCGTCGCACTCCTACGGGAAAGCCGTTCGGTAGTGCTGGATCACGGTCTGGGCACCCGCGCGGTCAGGGACGACTACAAGCAGTTGGTTACGGAGTGTGGCGCCAAGTGGCGACTCGTCCACTTCCAGGCTGATCACGATGAGTTGTTGCGGCGACTGGCCAAGCGAAACAACGAGGAGGAACACGGCGTGATTTCGCCAGAGACGCTGGCCTGGATCGCCGAGCACTCCGAAGCCCCTGCGGGGGAGGGTGAAGAGCCCCCAATACTTCCAACCTCAGCCTGA
- a CDS encoding DUF6069 family protein translates to MNSMDDTGVVAGAASGRSSHTHRLRGLAGTGFIATLAATVATTVAAALAQAVGVNFEIPDGGETIPLSGFAVVTGFFSVVGIVIAVAFLRWSPRPALRFVWTAVSLTAISLVPPLLSGANTATIAALLGLHLVPAAVMIPTLARSLRTRTD, encoded by the coding sequence ATGAACAGCATGGATGACACCGGGGTCGTCGCAGGCGCGGCATCGGGCCGGTCCAGCCACACCCACCGGCTCCGCGGGCTCGCCGGCACCGGCTTCATCGCCACGCTCGCAGCGACGGTGGCCACCACCGTCGCCGCGGCGCTTGCCCAGGCCGTTGGCGTCAACTTCGAGATCCCCGACGGTGGCGAGACGATCCCGTTGTCCGGGTTCGCCGTGGTGACCGGGTTCTTCTCGGTCGTGGGCATCGTCATTGCCGTCGCTTTTCTTCGTTGGAGCCCTCGCCCCGCGTTGCGATTCGTGTGGACGGCAGTGTCGCTGACGGCGATCTCGTTGGTCCCGCCCCTCCTGTCCGGGGCGAACACTGCCACCATCGCCGCCCTCCTCGGGCTCCACCTCGTCCCTGCGGCGGTGATGATCCCCACTCTGGCGCGAAGCCTCCGCACCCGGACCGACTGA
- a CDS encoding RNA polymerase subunit sigma-70, with product MSADTRLEELGLSGLGEVGEPAFSGLAERHRRELHVHCYRMLGSFEDAEDTVQETFLRAWRRRETFEGRSTFRAWLYRIATNACLDLLAKHRPEPATGGEVLWLQPYPDRLLDELPAGDADEPETLAVARETIELAYLVAVQHLAPRPRAVLILRDVLGWPAKEVAELLGDSVNSVNSALQRARAGMREHLPAERQDWTGGEQDTGTRELVRRFTEASVATDVGKIAAILRDDVRCSMPPTPGLYIGRDAVVNDWVEDGFEGMTGLRAVPTSVNRQPAVAFYLWQKQEGAYLPLTIDVLRITGGVITEIVTFHDDRFPRLGLPERLPADGTE from the coding sequence ATGAGTGCGGACACGCGGCTGGAAGAGCTGGGCTTGAGCGGGCTGGGCGAGGTCGGCGAGCCGGCGTTCTCTGGGCTGGCGGAGCGGCACCGGCGGGAGCTGCACGTGCACTGCTACCGGATGCTCGGGTCGTTCGAGGACGCCGAGGACACCGTGCAGGAAACGTTCCTCCGTGCCTGGCGGCGGCGGGAGACCTTCGAGGGGCGGTCGACGTTCCGGGCCTGGCTGTACCGGATTGCCACCAACGCCTGCCTGGACCTGCTCGCCAAGCACCGCCCGGAGCCTGCGACCGGTGGCGAAGTGCTGTGGCTGCAGCCCTACCCGGACCGGCTCCTCGATGAGCTGCCCGCGGGCGACGCGGACGAGCCGGAGACCCTCGCCGTCGCGCGGGAGACAATCGAGCTGGCGTACCTGGTCGCCGTCCAGCACCTCGCGCCGCGCCCACGGGCCGTGCTGATCCTGCGGGACGTGCTCGGCTGGCCGGCGAAGGAGGTCGCGGAGCTCCTCGGGGACTCCGTCAACTCCGTGAACAGCGCACTGCAGCGGGCCCGTGCCGGCATGCGGGAGCATCTGCCCGCCGAGCGGCAGGACTGGACCGGCGGCGAACAGGACACCGGGACGCGCGAGTTGGTGCGCCGCTTCACCGAAGCCAGCGTCGCGACCGACGTCGGCAAGATCGCGGCCATACTGCGGGACGACGTCCGGTGCTCGATGCCGCCCACGCCGGGCCTATACATCGGCCGAGACGCGGTGGTGAACGACTGGGTCGAGGACGGCTTCGAGGGCATGACGGGCCTGCGCGCCGTCCCCACCTCCGTGAACCGGCAGCCCGCCGTCGCCTTCTACCTCTGGCAGAAGCAGGAGGGCGCGTACCTGCCGCTGACGATCGATGTCCTGCGGATCACCGGCGGGGTGATCACCGAGATCGTCACGTTCCACGACGACCGGTTCCCGCGGCTGGGGCTGCCGGAGCGCCTGCCGGCGGACGGCACGGAGTAG
- a CDS encoding MalY/PatB family protein, which translates to MSSAFRVPPLTELRHRLSAKWQTFPHDVLPLPVAEMDFPLAEPVAAALHQAIRRSDTGYAAPTTDLAKAVAGYALRTWDWDIDPDHVHTVADVGIGIVETLRRIVAPGDKVVISPPVYEPFFWWVQEVGALVVEAPLSEAPSADSIARGPRLDLAALERAFADGARAYLLCSPHNPLGLVHPRDDLVALAELAEKYGVFVLADEIHAPLVQAGAEFVPFLSVSQEARRWGFSFLSASKGWNLAGLKAATIITADPAPKRYVERMSPHCLYRTGHLGVIATVAALNDADAWLAEVLEVLDHNRTLLAELLDKHLPAARYTPPQASFLAWIDFRALGWGDDPAAHILGAAKVALNSGHRYGFPGFARLNFGCAPETLTEAVIRIAESC; encoded by the coding sequence ATGAGCAGCGCCTTCCGGGTCCCCCCGCTCACTGAACTCCGTCACCGCCTCAGCGCGAAATGGCAGACCTTCCCGCACGATGTGCTGCCCCTGCCCGTCGCCGAGATGGATTTCCCGCTCGCCGAGCCGGTCGCCGCCGCCCTGCACCAGGCGATCCGCCGCTCCGACACCGGCTACGCGGCACCCACCACCGATCTCGCCAAGGCGGTCGCCGGCTACGCCCTGCGCACCTGGGACTGGGACATCGACCCCGACCATGTGCACACCGTCGCCGACGTCGGAATCGGGATCGTCGAGACGTTGCGCCGCATCGTCGCCCCCGGGGACAAGGTGGTCATCAGTCCGCCGGTCTACGAGCCGTTCTTCTGGTGGGTCCAGGAGGTGGGCGCCCTTGTCGTCGAGGCGCCGCTGAGCGAGGCACCCTCGGCCGACAGCATCGCGCGGGGCCCGCGCCTGGATCTGGCCGCCCTGGAGCGAGCCTTCGCCGACGGGGCCAGGGCCTACCTGCTGTGCAGCCCGCACAATCCGCTCGGCCTCGTGCACCCGCGCGACGACCTGGTCGCGCTCGCCGAACTGGCCGAGAAATACGGCGTCTTCGTCCTCGCCGACGAGATCCACGCCCCGCTCGTGCAGGCCGGAGCGGAGTTCGTCCCGTTCCTGTCGGTGTCGCAGGAGGCGCGGCGCTGGGGCTTCTCGTTCCTGTCCGCCAGCAAGGGCTGGAACCTGGCCGGTCTCAAGGCCGCCACCATCATCACCGCCGACCCGGCGCCGAAGCGGTACGTCGAGCGTATGTCGCCCCACTGCCTTTACCGCACCGGGCACCTGGGGGTGATCGCCACCGTCGCCGCCCTCAACGACGCGGACGCCTGGCTCGCCGAGGTCCTGGAAGTCCTCGACCACAACCGGACCCTGCTCGCCGAGCTCCTGGACAAGCATCTCCCCGCGGCGCGCTACACGCCGCCGCAGGCCAGTTTCCTGGCGTGGATCGACTTCCGGGCCCTCGGCTGGGGCGACGACCCCGCCGCCCACATCCTCGGCGCGGCCAAGGTCGCCCTGAACTCCGGTCACCGTTACGGCTTTCCCGGCTTCGCCCGGCTCAACTTCGGCTGCGCGCCGGAGACCCTCACCGAGGCGGTCATCCGTATCGCCGAGTCCTGCTGA